Within Vicia villosa cultivar HV-30 ecotype Madison, WI linkage group LG1, Vvil1.0, whole genome shotgun sequence, the genomic segment ACTATCAGTGTGGAGTCCATTTACAATGTTGTTCATGACTCTCCCAAGgagaatttaaaaaattataaatataacattGTGTTTCATGATATACATGCTCATGTCTCTCATTCCCATTAATAATGGGAAAAACAATCATACAATAGTAtacattttatttgaatttgaatttagcCCCATTAGTGCATTATTTTATCTACCTCACCAGTGATCACTGATCAGCACAAGCACAAGATAAAGACATACATGAATTTATGTACATAACAATTTCACCTCACAAAAACAAAGGTGTTGCTGAGAAGAATAATCTATCCTTCTAGCAGGCATTTAAGATTTTGAAGTCCCTCAGCAGATATACTTCTCCTAAATCTATTAGGCCTTTCAATAATCATAGCTGGTGGTGGATCTGATTGAAAACACACCATCACAACAGTTAAATTATCTGTTGCACCTCTCTTTATTGCTTCACCTACTATTTCCTTGCAACATTGTTTAACATCATTATGCTGTTGAAGCCTCCTCCTAGCAAAATCGACCGCATTTTGGCTACGAAAAACTTCCCATATTCCGTCGCTTCCGATTATCAAAAACTCGTCGTCTTTCGTCAATGTTATCAGTTTAAGTTCTGGCTCAGCACTCAATGGTCCACCTCTTCCACTCATTTCCTTCATTCCTTCAAGATGCCAGTTTCCTAGAGCACGCGTCACGCCTAACTGTCCGTTCAAGTAACCATCATTGACAAATCCGCCGAGCGACTCAATCCTCATCCTTTCTTTCATGCATAAGGGATTGTGATCTTTGGACATTTCTATAGCTCCTCCAGCCCGGGACAAAACAGCGCGACAGTCTCCAGCATTAGCCACGAGTAGAGATCTTCCAAATATAATTGCAGTCAATGCCGTTGTACCAGAAGAAAGGGAAGACTCAGCAGAGCATGTTTTCGCAAACTCCGAATCAGTCTCCAAAAACGACCTCGTGACCACCTTCTCAAGTTCAAGAGGAAAGTCAGAATCCTCAACAATCACCCTCGGAAGATGATCGCGAACAAATTGTGCAGCACTCTTCCCTCCATGTCCATCAAATACCTACACAATACACCATTCACCTTCAATGTTAAATCTTGATTAGGATCGGGTGCACGCCCTCTTAATCAAAAGGACTAAAAGATGTTTTCTCGATTTTGTTATGACAATAGACAGTTAACAAAATCAGTTAGATGGCTTACACCATAAAAGGAAACAGCTTTGTCGCAGACAGCATCATAACCGAATTTCTTCGCCAAGTCTCCGATGCATATGTGAGTATCCTCCATGTAAGGCCGACCTCCGATATCAGACCACTCTCCTGACCGAAGCGTTGGGACAAAATTCACCACATTCTGTTTTTTCTCTGTAATCACTGCATCTTCACAAATACTTTCCAGCTAAAATATACACAAAAGTTATAATTATAAACATATAGCCTTTGATAATCATTTCTAAGAGAATTTCAAGGCCAAACAACCTAAAAAATCATAATTTCTTTTTCAGTCTCTTCAACCAAAGTAACAAAACAAGCATACAAGAAAATTAGAATAACcaaagataaaataaagtcaaaCATCTTATACATAAGCTATAAGGTATTTTCATAAGCTATTCTAAAAAACTTATGGAAATAAGCTGAAAACAAAATCATCATATggacaaataattcaattaaaaaaaagctTCAAATTATAATTAAAGTCTGAGAAGCCAGATTGAAAAAACatgttcaaaaatcaaaatccagCTTATAATagaaaggaagaaaagaaggaagaaaaGACTAACAGGAAATGAATCTGCAACACTGATTTGGGCATTGGAAACACCAAA encodes:
- the LOC131632947 gene encoding probable protein phosphatase 2C 27, with the protein product MCVQEDEQVDQDNDKTISWPLHCDLLHAQMDNSEKDSSFGVSNAQISVADSFPLESICEDAVITEKKQNVVNFVPTLRSGEWSDIGGRPYMEDTHICIGDLAKKFGYDAVCDKAVSFYGVFDGHGGKSAAQFVRDHLPRVIVEDSDFPLELEKVVTRSFLETDSEFAKTCSAESSLSSGTTALTAIIFGRSLLVANAGDCRAVLSRAGGAIEMSKDHNPLCMKERMRIESLGGFVNDGYLNGQLGVTRALGNWHLEGMKEMSGRGGPLSAEPELKLITLTKDDEFLIIGSDGIWEVFRSQNAVDFARRRLQQHNDVKQCCKEIVGEAIKRGATDNLTVVMVCFQSDPPPAMIIERPNRFRRSISAEGLQNLKCLLEG